The following are encoded in a window of Castanea sativa cultivar Marrone di Chiusa Pesio chromosome 9, ASM4071231v1 genomic DNA:
- the LOC142610444 gene encoding LOW QUALITY PROTEIN: protein PHLOEM PROTEIN 2-LIKE A10-like (The sequence of the model RefSeq protein was modified relative to this genomic sequence to represent the inferred CDS: deleted 1 base in 1 codon; substituted 1 base at 1 genomic stop codon), which produces MGVVARRGVRKRKRGTLIRALPKKWLILLTVFGVSGYGVYKVYNLPSVTKKRKRLMKLFRALVSLAETVVDSAEMIGVVSKDLKEFLQSNFDKSPNSLKQISKIARSEEFSESLVRVTXALTVGILRGYKVDAKVDRDSNMALGNSGFSDRVLEKLFSTIGISFVLVVVGSFAKSLVLGYYSNGESRNRSSVSSLLEVPGWLNVVLIF; this is translated from the exons ATGGGAGTGGTGGCTCGCCGTGGTGTG agaaaaagaaaaagaggaaccCTAATCCGGGCACTTCCGAAAAAATGGTTGATTCTGCTCACCGTGTTTGGCGTCTCCGGTTACGGTGTTTACAAGGTCTATAACTTGCCCTCTGTGACCAAGAAGAGGAAAAGACTGATGAAGCTCTTCAGAGCTTTGGTTTCTCTTGCTGAAACGGTCGTTGACTCCGCCGAGATGATCGGTGTTGTCTCTAAGGACTTGAAGGAGTTTCTCCAATCCAATTTTGACAAAAGTCCCAATAGTTTGAAGCAGATTTCGAAAATCGCGAGGTCGGAGGAG TTTTCCGAGTCCTTGGTTAGGGTTACTTAGGCTTTGACGGTTGGGATTTTGCGGGGATATAAGGTTGATGCGAAGGTCGATAGGGATTCAAATATGGCTTTGGGGAATTCGGGCTTTTCTGATAGGGTTTTGGAGAAGCTTTTCTCTACGATTGGGATCAGTTTtgttttagttgtggttggaaGCTTTGCGAAGAGCTTGGTTTTGGGATATTACTCCAATGGTGAATCTAGGAATCGTTCTAGTGTGTCGAGTTTATTGGAGGTGCCCGGATGGTTAAatgtggttttaattttttga